In Eubalaena glacialis isolate mEubGla1 chromosome 3, mEubGla1.1.hap2.+ XY, whole genome shotgun sequence, the following are encoded in one genomic region:
- the LOC133086913 gene encoding LOW QUALITY PROTEIN: ATP synthase subunit a-like (The sequence of the model RefSeq protein was modified relative to this genomic sequence to represent the inferred CDS: substituted 2 bases at 2 genomic stop codons), which yields MNENLFAPFVTPTIIGLPVVILIIIFPSILFPTSKRLINNRIISLQQWLIQLTSKQIISIHNHKEQTXSLILISLVLFIGSTNLLGLLPHSFIPTMQLSVNVGIAISLXTGTVVIGLRNKTKASLAHFLPQGTPTPLIPMLVIIETISLFIQPAALAVRLMANITAGHLLIHLIGETTLVLISISTFTALITFIILTLFTILEFAVAIIQAYVFTLLVSLYLHNNT from the coding sequence atgaatgaaaatttatttgCCCCTTTCGTGACTCCAACAATAATAGGCCTCCCCGTAGTCATTCTAATTATtatattcccaagtattttatttccaACATCAAAACGACTAATTAACAATCGCATAATTTCCCTTCAACAATGGCTAATCCAGCTTAcatcaaaacaaataataagCATCCAtaatcataaagaacagacttgatCACTAATACTAATATCGCTCGTTCTATTTATTGGGTCAACCAACCTTCTTGGACTACTGCCCCACTCATTTATACCCACCATGCAGCTCTCAGTGAATGTGGGAATAGCCATCTCCCTATGAACCGGTACCGTGGTTATAGGTCTCCGCAACAAAACAAAAGCATCTCTAGCTCACTTCCTACCACAAGGCACGCCCACCCCCCTCATCCCCATGCTAGTAATTATCGAAACTATCAGCCTATTCATCCAACCAGCAGCACTAGCTGTGAGACTAATGGCCAATATTACAGCAGGTCATTTATTAATACATCTAATCGGAGAAACAACCTTAGTGCTAATAAGCATCAGCACATTCACGGCTCTCATTACATTCATTATTCTCACCCTATTCACTATCCTCGAATTCGCCGTTGCTATAATTCAAGCCTATGTGTTTACCCTCTTAGTAAGCTTATATCTGCATAACAACACATAA